In one Thermosipho ferrireducens genomic region, the following are encoded:
- a CDS encoding LysM peptidoglycan-binding domain-containing protein translates to MKKLFIVFALAVVTLYGFGNYFVINYYVKPGDTLYLISQRFSVSPSIILDWNDVDPYKLKIGQLLKIPQPPGILYEVKQGDTLYDISKRFFTTVSYIKKVNNLKSDFIYVGQKLFVALDGIGLAFNVNGNMFMWPIYGVISSNYGWRVHPIYKRKSFHTGVDISAPEGTPIFSGTDGVVKLAGEYGGYGLAVVVSYGKYDIVYGHMSKVSVYKGQKVSKGELLGRVGSTGISTGPHVHFEVRIKGKHTNPFVYLPPSNRIYVLREGTVNLGGE, encoded by the coding sequence ATGAAGAAGCTATTTATTGTATTTGCATTAGCTGTGGTAACACTTTACGGTTTTGGTAATTATTTTGTAATTAATTATTATGTCAAACCGGGGGATACACTTTATCTAATTTCTCAGCGTTTTTCTGTATCACCATCAATAATCCTTGATTGGAATGATGTTGACCCTTATAAGTTGAAAATAGGTCAATTATTAAAAATTCCACAACCTCCTGGAATTTTATATGAAGTTAAACAAGGAGACACTCTTTATGATATATCAAAGAGGTTTTTCACGACTGTATCGTATATAAAAAAGGTAAACAATTTAAAGAGTGATTTTATATATGTAGGTCAAAAGTTATTTGTGGCACTTGATGGAATAGGGTTGGCCTTCAACGTTAATGGCAATATGTTTATGTGGCCAATATATGGTGTAATTTCATCTAATTATGGCTGGAGGGTGCACCCGATTTACAAACGTAAGTCTTTCCACACAGGTGTTGATATAAGTGCGCCTGAGGGTACGCCTATATTTTCTGGCACCGATGGAGTTGTAAAACTTGCGGGTGAATATGGTGGTTATGGATTGGCTGTTGTCGTATCCTATGGAAAATATGATATAGTTTACGGACATATGTCTAAGGTTTCAGTGTACAAAGGGCAAAAAGTGTCAAAAGGAGAGCTTCTTGGGCGTGTAGGTTCTACTGGTATTAGCACAGGACCACATGTTCATTTTGAAGTTAGAATAAAAGGAAAACATACCAATCCATTTGTTTATCTACCTCCAAGCAACAGAATATATGTGTTACGTGAAGGAACGGTAAATCTCGGTGGTGAATAA
- the kamA gene encoding lysine 2,3-aminomutase, whose product MRHFKDIPLWKNVTDEEWNDWRWQLRNRIMDVDTLKQVINLTPEEENGIRHSLKTLRMAITPYYASLMDPDNPKCPIRRQAVPTVKELEVSAWDMVDPLHEDEDSPVPGLTHRYPDRVLFLITDMCSMYCRHCTRRRFAGQHDKSRSKKEIDDAIEYIKETPEVRDVLLSGGDALLVGKDMLEYILKELRNIPHVEIIRIGTRAPVVLPQIITEELVNMLKKYHPIWINTHFNHPEEITPESSKACEMLADAGIPLGNQSVLLRGVNDSPYIMLELVHKLVKIRVRPYYLYQCDLSQGIAHFRTSIGKGLRIIESLIGHTSGFCVPTFVVDAPGGGGKIRLMPEYMVSYSDKTVILRNYEGVIVAYHEPDDTESDVDDSKYREKYKLTGIAALYEGKSITIEPAQLARRERIKKWREKKE is encoded by the coding sequence ATGAGACATTTTAAGGATATTCCATTATGGAAAAACGTAACTGACGAGGAATGGAACGATTGGAGATGGCAACTGCGAAACAGAATAATGGATGTTGATACGTTAAAACAGGTCATTAATTTAACACCTGAAGAAGAAAACGGAATAAGGCATAGTTTAAAAACACTGAGAATGGCTATTACCCCGTATTACGCCTCTTTAATGGACCCTGATAATCCAAAATGTCCAATAAGACGCCAGGCTGTTCCAACTGTAAAAGAACTGGAAGTTTCTGCATGGGATATGGTAGACCCACTTCACGAAGATGAAGACTCTCCTGTACCAGGTTTGACACACAGGTACCCGGATAGAGTTCTTTTCTTGATTACTGATATGTGTTCAATGTACTGCAGGCATTGCACCAGACGGAGATTTGCAGGTCAACATGATAAAAGTCGCAGTAAAAAAGAAATAGATGATGCCATAGAATATATAAAAGAAACCCCAGAAGTTCGTGACGTGCTCCTTTCTGGAGGAGACGCTTTACTTGTTGGAAAAGATATGCTGGAATACATATTGAAAGAATTGAGAAATATTCCGCATGTTGAAATCATAAGAATTGGTACAAGAGCCCCGGTAGTGTTACCGCAAATTATAACTGAAGAATTAGTAAACATGCTAAAAAAATACCACCCAATCTGGATAAACACTCATTTTAACCATCCAGAAGAAATTACACCGGAAAGCAGTAAAGCATGTGAAATGCTGGCTGATGCCGGAATTCCTCTTGGAAATCAAAGTGTCCTGCTTAGGGGAGTCAATGACAGCCCCTATATAATGCTGGAACTTGTCCATAAACTTGTGAAAATTCGTGTAAGGCCTTATTATCTATATCAATGTGATCTATCCCAGGGAATCGCCCATTTTAGAACTTCTATTGGAAAAGGATTACGAATAATAGAAAGCTTAATAGGGCATACTTCAGGTTTCTGCGTGCCAACTTTTGTTGTGGATGCACCTGGAGGTGGTGGGAAAATAAGGTTAATGCCAGAATATATGGTATCTTATTCTGATAAAACCGTGATTTTAAGAAACTATGAAGGTGTTATAGTTGCCTATCACGAACCTGACGATACTGAAAGTGATGTTGATGATAGCAAGTATAGAGAGAAATACAAGCTCACAGGAATCGCTGCTTTGTACGAAGGAAAAAGCATAACCATAGAGCCTGCCCAGCTTGCAAGACGCGAGAGAATCAAAAAATGGAGAGAAAAAAAGGAGTGA
- the kamD gene encoding lysine 5,6-aminomutase subunit alpha, with amino-acid sequence MKSKLGLDFEKVKRAKELARKIAVGVNEFVIPRSTVSIERTICRFLGIDGVNEEGIPLPNIVVDHIKEEGALENGSAFYIGNAIIETNLTPQEIAEKIAEKKLNIVKLKLNSPDKIRETLEPFVNTMINRILKNKQKRAEMLKEIGEGSQPYLYVIVATGNIYEDVVQAKAAARQGADIIAVIRSTAQSLLDYVPYGPTTEGFGGTYATQENFKIMRKALDEVSYEVGRYIRQVNYASGLCMPEIAAMGAMERLDVMLNDALYGILFRDINMQRTMIDQFFSRVINGFAGIIINTGEDNYLTTADAYKEAHTVLASQLINEQLALMAGIPEEQMGLGHAFEMDPDIENGFLYELAQAQMAREIFPKAPLKYMPPTKYMTGNIFKGLVQDAMFNVISIWTNQGIQLLGMLTEAIHTPFMSDRYLAIETAKYIFNNMRNIGDEIIFKPGGVIQKRAQQVLNEAIELLEKMAEEGLFKALEHGVFANIKRELHGGKGLDGVFLKGKYYFNPFLEKMLGEGVEL; translated from the coding sequence ATGAAAAGTAAATTAGGGCTTGATTTCGAAAAAGTAAAACGTGCCAAAGAACTTGCCAGAAAAATTGCAGTCGGCGTGAACGAATTTGTTATTCCAAGATCAACAGTTTCAATTGAAAGAACTATCTGTAGATTTCTGGGAATAGACGGAGTAAATGAAGAAGGAATACCCTTACCCAACATTGTTGTAGATCATATTAAAGAAGAAGGAGCTCTTGAAAACGGAAGTGCATTTTACATAGGAAATGCAATAATAGAAACAAATCTGACCCCTCAAGAAATAGCTGAAAAAATCGCTGAAAAGAAATTGAACATTGTAAAATTAAAACTTAATTCGCCTGACAAAATAAGAGAAACACTTGAACCTTTCGTTAATACCATGATAAATCGTATTCTAAAAAATAAACAAAAAAGGGCAGAAATGCTTAAAGAAATAGGCGAAGGTTCTCAACCATATCTTTATGTTATAGTAGCTACCGGTAATATATACGAAGACGTTGTTCAGGCTAAAGCCGCTGCACGTCAGGGTGCAGATATTATTGCTGTCATTCGTTCAACCGCCCAAAGTTTACTTGATTATGTGCCTTATGGTCCAACAACGGAAGGTTTTGGTGGAACATACGCTACCCAGGAAAATTTTAAAATAATGCGAAAAGCTTTAGATGAGGTTTCTTATGAAGTTGGAAGATACATAAGACAGGTGAACTACGCTTCCGGGCTATGTATGCCAGAAATTGCAGCCATGGGTGCCATGGAAAGACTTGATGTTATGCTTAATGACGCCCTGTACGGTATACTTTTTAGAGACATAAATATGCAGAGAACAATGATAGATCAATTTTTCTCTCGAGTAATAAATGGTTTTGCTGGCATAATTATAAACACCGGAGAAGATAACTACTTAACTACAGCTGATGCTTATAAAGAAGCTCATACAGTTCTTGCCTCACAACTGATAAATGAACAATTAGCTCTTATGGCTGGCATCCCGGAAGAACAAATGGGACTTGGACACGCTTTTGAAATGGATCCAGACATAGAGAATGGTTTCCTATATGAACTTGCTCAAGCACAAATGGCAAGAGAAATTTTCCCAAAAGCACCTTTAAAATACATGCCGCCAACAAAGTACATGACTGGCAACATTTTCAAAGGACTGGTCCAGGACGCTATGTTCAACGTAATATCCATATGGACAAATCAGGGCATTCAACTCCTCGGAATGCTTACAGAAGCTATTCATACTCCTTTTATGTCTGATAGATACTTAGCTATAGAAACGGCAAAATACATTTTCAACAACATGCGTAATATTGGTGATGAAATAATCTTTAAACCTGGCGGAGTAATTCAAAAGAGAGCTCAACAGGTTTTAAATGAAGCAATAGAACTACTTGAAAAAATGGCCGAAGAAGGATTATTTAAAGCTTTAGAACATGGGGTTTTTGCAAATATAAAGAGAGAGCTTCACGGCGGAAAAGGGCTTGATGGTGTTTTTCTCAAAGGAAAATATTATTTTAACCCGTTTCTGGAAAAAATGCTTGGGGAAGGTG
- the kamB gene encoding lysine 5,6-aminomutase reactivase subunit KamB gives MLASILKHNVISIVGLAKNTGKTETFNFLLKYLSCKGIKLGITSIGIDGEEKDQVTYTPKPNIYIQKNIFFATTEKFYRQKSFLSEIFHVTSRTTATGRIVVAKALEKGKIILAGPTTKNWLNEIVNTLFSFKCEKILIDGALSRLTSASPLISEAVVLATGASLSLNEDEIIKKTLHLLHLMSLPVTEHFNLLKDLSEGVWGLGEKTIKLAESALRFEPTSLIENFKIIYVSGILTNNFITKLMKTKNVKEVVIEDFTRIFCSREKILNFESHGKTIKVLKKPNVVMITINPVSPYGYKIDDNYVISKLKEKTSIPIINVRKVDPECQN, from the coding sequence ATGCTGGCAAGTATACTGAAACATAACGTTATCTCGATAGTCGGGCTGGCAAAAAATACAGGAAAAACTGAAACATTCAATTTTTTATTAAAATATTTATCATGTAAAGGAATAAAGTTAGGAATAACATCAATTGGAATAGACGGCGAAGAAAAAGACCAAGTTACATATACTCCTAAGCCAAATATTTATATTCAAAAAAATATATTTTTCGCGACTACTGAAAAATTTTATAGACAAAAAAGTTTTCTTTCAGAAATTTTTCATGTTACTTCAAGAACAACTGCAACTGGAAGAATAGTTGTAGCTAAGGCGCTGGAAAAAGGCAAGATAATACTCGCAGGTCCAACGACAAAAAACTGGCTAAATGAAATTGTAAACACCTTATTTTCTTTTAAATGCGAAAAAATACTCATAGATGGCGCTCTTTCAAGATTAACTTCGGCTTCACCACTTATAAGCGAGGCAGTTGTTCTGGCAACAGGGGCTTCGCTTAGTCTTAATGAAGATGAAATCATAAAAAAGACTCTGCACCTGCTTCATCTAATGTCGTTGCCTGTTACAGAACATTTTAACCTTTTAAAAGATCTTTCAGAAGGAGTGTGGGGGTTAGGAGAAAAAACTATAAAACTGGCAGAAAGTGCTTTGCGTTTTGAACCAACATCTTTAATTGAAAACTTTAAAATAATATATGTTTCAGGAATTTTAACCAACAATTTTATTACTAAACTAATGAAAACAAAAAATGTCAAAGAAGTTGTCATTGAAGATTTTACCAGAATTTTTTGCTCAAGAGAGAAAATTTTAAATTTTGAATCACATGGCAAAACAATAAAAGTACTTAAAAAACCAAATGTGGTAATGATAACTATAAATCCCGTATCTCCATATGGCTATAAAATTGACGATAATTATGTTATCTCAAAACTAAAAGAAAAAACGTCTATTCCTATAATCAACGTTAGAAAGGTTGATCCAGAATGTCAAAATTAG
- the kal gene encoding 3-aminobutyryl-CoA ammonia lyase, translating to MKALIRVRMSTADAHYGGNLVDGAKILQLFGDVATELLIRHDGDEGLFRAYDNIEFLAPVYAGDFIEVTGEIVEVGRTSRKMVFEAKKVITARPDINDSAAEVLEKPIIVCKASGTCVVPLEKQRKR from the coding sequence ATGAAAGCACTGATTCGAGTTAGAATGAGCACTGCTGATGCACATTATGGGGGAAATCTCGTTGATGGAGCAAAAATTCTCCAGCTTTTTGGAGACGTTGCAACAGAACTTTTAATAAGACATGACGGAGACGAAGGACTATTTAGAGCATATGATAATATAGAATTTTTGGCACCAGTTTATGCTGGAGACTTTATAGAAGTAACCGGTGAAATAGTGGAGGTTGGTAGAACCTCCAGAAAAATGGTATTTGAAGCAAAAAAAGTTATCACTGCAAGACCTGATATAAATGACAGTGCCGCAGAGGTTTTAGAAAAACCTATCATAGTTTGTAAAGCAAGCGGCACCTGCGTGGTACCTCTTGAAAAACAAAGAAAGAGGTGA
- the kce gene encoding 3-keto-5-aminohexanoate cleavage enzyme: MEKLIITVAVTGAEVTKEKQPNLPVTPDEIAEEVYKCYLAGASIAHIHARLADGTPTQSYEIYKEIKEKIEKKCNIIFQPSTGGATWHTFEERMQPLLTNPEMATLSAGTCNFGNDVFMNPEEYIEKFAIEMKKRNIKPEIEVFERGMIENALKLVKKGILELPLHFDFVMGVPGAIPGDVSDLVYLVSKIPENCTWSVAGIGKYELPLAVHAIAMGGHVRVGFEDNIYYKKGELASSNAQLVERIVRIAKELGREIATPDEARKILNIKR, from the coding sequence ATGGAAAAATTAATAATAACTGTTGCTGTAACAGGTGCCGAAGTAACAAAGGAAAAACAACCGAATCTTCCTGTAACTCCCGATGAAATCGCCGAAGAAGTTTATAAATGCTATCTTGCTGGTGCTTCAATCGCTCACATACACGCAAGATTGGCAGATGGAACTCCTACCCAATCTTATGAAATATACAAAGAGATAAAGGAAAAAATAGAAAAAAAATGTAATATAATCTTTCAACCTTCTACAGGAGGGGCCACATGGCATACATTTGAAGAAAGAATGCAACCTCTTTTAACAAATCCTGAAATGGCCACATTATCTGCTGGAACATGTAACTTTGGAAATGATGTTTTCATGAATCCAGAAGAATATATAGAAAAGTTTGCAATTGAGATGAAAAAAAGAAACATAAAGCCGGAAATAGAAGTGTTCGAAAGAGGTATGATAGAAAACGCTCTAAAACTTGTGAAAAAGGGGATTCTGGAACTTCCCTTACATTTCGATTTTGTAATGGGAGTACCTGGAGCAATACCTGGTGATGTTTCTGATCTTGTCTATTTAGTCTCAAAAATCCCGGAAAATTGTACGTGGAGCGTGGCAGGAATTGGAAAATATGAACTTCCTTTAGCTGTTCACGCAATAGCAATGGGCGGGCATGTACGTGTAGGTTTTGAAGACAACATCTATTACAAAAAAGGAGAACTTGCCAGCTCAAACGCTCAACTTGTCGAGAGGATAGTAAGAATTGCAAAAGAGTTAGGACGTGAAATAGCAACTCCTGATGAAGCAAGAAAAATTCTAAATATAAAGAGGTGA
- the atoD gene encoding acetate CoA-transferase subunit alpha: MKIIESSEIIDFMENGDILMVGGFLGVGTPESLIDALCDSEIKDLTLIANDTAFPERGIGKLIVKQKIKKAIVSHIGTNPETQKQMIEGLLEVELVPQGTLAERIRAAGYGLGGILTPTGVGTIVEKGKQIIEINNQKYLLELPLKAKIALIKAKKADYYGNLVYSLTARNFNPIMAMAADIVIAEVEEIVPVGSIAPDEIITPGVLIDYIVRS; the protein is encoded by the coding sequence ATGAAGATTATTGAGTCCAGTGAAATAATCGACTTTATGGAAAACGGTGATATTTTAATGGTGGGAGGTTTTCTTGGCGTAGGCACCCCAGAATCTTTGATAGATGCTCTTTGTGATTCAGAAATAAAAGATCTCACTTTGATAGCAAATGATACCGCTTTTCCTGAAAGGGGGATTGGGAAACTTATCGTAAAACAAAAAATAAAAAAAGCGATTGTTTCCCACATTGGTACAAACCCTGAAACTCAAAAACAAATGATAGAAGGATTATTAGAGGTTGAGCTTGTCCCACAGGGTACACTTGCAGAACGCATTCGAGCAGCCGGGTATGGATTGGGAGGAATACTAACACCCACAGGTGTTGGAACAATCGTTGAAAAAGGAAAACAAATTATTGAAATAAATAACCAAAAGTACCTGCTGGAACTTCCATTAAAAGCTAAAATCGCCTTAATAAAAGCCAAAAAAGCGGATTATTATGGAAATCTTGTGTATTCTTTAACAGCACGTAATTTTAACCCAATAATGGCAATGGCTGCTGACATAGTCATTGCAGAAGTGGAAGAAATAGTTCCTGTTGGTAGTATTGCACCTGATGAAATTATAACTCCCGGTGTTCTAATTGATTATATTGTAAGGAGTTGA
- a CDS encoding MaoC family dehydratase, which produces MKYDDLKIGQTYETTRKITSDDVITFAELTGDKNPLHIDEEYAKKTTFGKRISHGMLVLGFLSSVLGMEFPGPGTIYMSQSAKFLKPVFVGETIKIKLEVIKKDDNKKRALLKTTVLKENGEIAIDGEALLSLKNL; this is translated from the coding sequence ATGAAATATGACGATTTAAAAATTGGCCAAACTTACGAAACAACCAGAAAGATAACCTCTGATGATGTAATAACTTTCGCAGAATTAACAGGTGATAAAAATCCTCTACACATCGATGAAGAATACGCCAAAAAAACAACCTTTGGTAAACGAATATCCCATGGAATGTTGGTATTAGGTTTTCTTTCCTCTGTTCTTGGCATGGAGTTTCCAGGTCCAGGTACCATTTACATGTCCCAAAGTGCAAAATTTTTAAAACCTGTTTTTGTTGGAGAAACTATAAAAATTAAATTAGAAGTTATCAAAAAAGATGACAATAAAAAAAGAGCACTTCTTAAAACAACTGTACTTAAAGAAAATGGAGAAATAGCTATAGACGGTGAAGCATTATTATCTCTAAAAAATCTTTAA
- a CDS encoding 3-oxoacid CoA-transferase subunit B — MEEKKRIARRVAKELKDGYLVNLGIGLPTLVANYIPENVKIFFQSENGILGMGPEPIPGMENKDLTNAGSGFVTALPGAMVFDSAFSFGLIRGKHLDVTVLGGLQVDQKGRLANWMIPGKMIPGMGGAMDLVTGAKRVIVAMTHTAKGKPKIVKECILPLTSIRKVDLIVTELAVIEPTENGLLLKEIYKGTSVEEVLSLTEAELIILDEIKTFE, encoded by the coding sequence ATGGAAGAGAAAAAAAGAATAGCCAGAAGAGTTGCAAAAGAACTGAAAGACGGTTACCTTGTTAATTTAGGAATAGGTCTTCCTACGTTAGTTGCGAATTATATACCTGAAAATGTGAAAATATTTTTCCAGTCCGAAAACGGAATTCTTGGAATGGGACCCGAACCCATTCCAGGCATGGAAAATAAAGATTTAACTAACGCTGGTAGTGGCTTTGTCACAGCTTTGCCAGGAGCAATGGTATTTGATAGTGCTTTTTCATTCGGCCTTATAAGAGGGAAACACCTTGATGTAACAGTTTTGGGAGGACTTCAAGTTGACCAGAAAGGAAGACTTGCAAACTGGATGATTCCAGGGAAAATGATACCTGGAATGGGTGGAGCAATGGATTTAGTTACTGGCGCAAAAAGAGTTATAGTTGCCATGACGCATACAGCAAAAGGAAAACCTAAAATTGTGAAAGAATGTATTTTACCACTAACTTCTATACGGAAAGTCGACTTGATTGTAACTGAACTTGCAGTGATAGAACCTACAGAAAATGGTTTATTACTAAAAGAAATATACAAAGGCACTTCTGTAGAAGAAGTTTTGTCTTTAACTGAAGCTGAATTAATAATCCTGGATGAAATTAAAACATTTGAATAA
- the kamC gene encoding lysine 5,6-aminomutase reactivase ATPase KamC produces MSKLDIFESAGIDFIIKNLDISSPITQRYIRSKKFKSVIKSQKKIQKHLNAISKVLDAEEKYIQNIKLSLSHLPDIHTTIERLINKNILDEIELFEIKVFSIYIQEITITLRRAKLYRTFPFPDLEKVIEILDPEGLRIPTFYIYSAYSKELLEIRKKKDITNDEKELTEILQREKELESQICHKLSAELEKYAINLLKSYNLVIFLDLTIAKSFLTKKLNLTKPEFSKDNSIYLEKLFNPEISENLKKLNLKFQPINITLKPGVQAITGANMGGKTVLLKTIALCQLLFQMGFFVPAQKAILPLYDEITLLSGDFQSISSGLSSYASEMIIINSIYKKLKKGKVMLVLLDEPARTTNPTEGKAIVSALLNLFSKNNSCTVITTHFDGAIPENVRHLRVKGLKELNKKITLKTIQKYFDYSIEEVNNNENIPKEAIKIARILGIDKDIIKEAEEVLRYEK; encoded by the coding sequence ATGTCAAAATTAGACATTTTTGAAAGTGCAGGCATCGATTTTATAATCAAAAATTTAGACATATCCTCGCCGATTACGCAGAGATACATAAGAAGTAAAAAGTTTAAGAGTGTTATCAAATCCCAAAAAAAAATTCAAAAGCACCTCAATGCTATTTCAAAAGTATTGGATGCAGAAGAAAAATACATCCAGAATATAAAATTGTCTCTATCACATCTTCCAGATATACATACCACTATAGAACGTTTAATAAATAAAAATATATTAGACGAAATTGAATTGTTTGAAATAAAGGTATTTTCTATTTATATTCAAGAAATCACTATCACTCTACGTAGAGCAAAGCTATATCGTACCTTTCCATTCCCTGATCTTGAAAAAGTAATCGAAATATTGGATCCAGAAGGACTTAGAATCCCAACCTTTTATATTTACAGCGCATACTCTAAAGAACTTTTAGAAATTAGAAAGAAGAAAGATATTACCAATGATGAAAAGGAACTTACCGAAATACTTCAACGTGAAAAAGAATTAGAAAGTCAAATATGTCACAAATTGTCCGCCGAGCTTGAAAAATACGCCATTAATCTCTTAAAATCCTACAATTTAGTAATTTTTCTGGATTTAACGATTGCAAAATCATTTCTTACAAAAAAATTAAATCTTACAAAGCCTGAATTTTCAAAAGATAACAGTATTTATCTGGAAAAGTTATTTAATCCTGAAATCTCAGAAAATCTTAAAAAATTAAATCTGAAGTTTCAACCTATAAATATAACATTGAAGCCAGGAGTACAGGCAATAACAGGTGCAAACATGGGTGGAAAAACTGTTTTACTAAAAACAATAGCGTTGTGTCAACTTTTATTCCAAATGGGCTTTTTCGTACCTGCACAAAAAGCTATACTACCTTTATACGACGAAATAACGTTGCTTTCAGGTGACTTCCAGTCCATTTCCTCAGGATTATCGTCTTATGCTTCTGAAATGATAATAATCAACTCAATTTATAAAAAACTAAAAAAAGGTAAAGTAATGTTGGTATTACTCGATGAACCTGCAAGAACTACCAATCCAACAGAGGGAAAAGCAATAGTGAGTGCCCTTCTAAATCTGTTTTCTAAAAACAATTCGTGTACAGTAATTACTACACATTTCGATGGCGCTATTCCAGAAAATGTAAGACATTTAAGAGTAAAAGGATTAAAAGAGTTAAACAAAAAAATTACTTTAAAAACCATACAAAAGTATTTTGATTACAGCATAGAAGAAGTAAACAATAATGAAAATATTCCAAAAGAAGCCATTAAAATTGCCAGAATATTAGGAATAGATAAGGACATAATAAAAGAAGCTGAGGAGGTATTAAGATATGAAAAGTAA
- the kdd gene encoding L-erythro-3,5-diaminohexanoate dehydrogenase encodes MQKIEKGCPYGTHRVIEPKGSLPQSAYKIDNSMEIFSNEILIDVLTLNVDSASFTQIRDSCNDDIKCIEQTIFSIVKERGKLQNPVTGSGGMLIGIVAEIGKDIQDKNLNVGDKIATLVSLSLTPLKIERIKNINLGTDQVDIEGKAILFETGIYAKLPDDIPEKLALAVLDVAGAPAQVNKLVKPGMTVSIIGGGGKSGVLCAYQAMKNVGKDGKVIVIEYSEENAKKIKELELAHEVIVADATKPMEIYQKINDITNGSLCDVTINNVNVPGTEMASILITKDEGIIYFFSMATSFTRAALGAEGIGKDVMMIIGNGYTKGHAELSLNILRESQKIRKLFEEKYC; translated from the coding sequence TTGCAAAAAATTGAAAAGGGATGTCCATACGGAACTCATCGTGTAATTGAACCGAAAGGTTCCCTGCCACAATCTGCTTACAAAATAGATAATTCTATGGAAATCTTTTCAAACGAAATATTAATAGATGTGTTAACTTTGAACGTTGATTCCGCCAGTTTTACACAAATAAGGGATTCGTGTAATGACGACATTAAATGTATTGAACAAACTATTTTCTCTATTGTTAAAGAAAGAGGAAAATTGCAAAATCCGGTTACAGGAAGTGGCGGAATGTTAATAGGCATTGTAGCGGAAATAGGAAAAGATATACAGGACAAAAACTTAAACGTCGGTGATAAAATTGCAACTCTTGTTTCACTTTCACTTACACCGTTGAAAATAGAAAGGATAAAAAACATCAATCTGGGTACTGACCAGGTTGATATCGAGGGAAAGGCTATTCTCTTTGAAACAGGCATATACGCAAAGTTACCTGATGATATTCCCGAAAAATTAGCACTAGCCGTCTTAGATGTAGCTGGTGCTCCAGCACAGGTAAACAAACTTGTAAAACCCGGAATGACAGTTTCAATAATTGGTGGAGGCGGAAAATCAGGAGTATTATGCGCTTATCAGGCAATGAAAAACGTTGGGAAAGATGGAAAAGTTATAGTTATAGAATATTCAGAGGAAAATGCTAAAAAAATCAAAGAATTAGAACTTGCTCATGAAGTAATCGTTGCAGATGCAACTAAACCCATGGAAATTTATCAGAAAATAAACGACATAACAAATGGATCTTTGTGTGACGTCACCATAAATAACGTAAATGTGCCGGGAACAGAAATGGCTTCAATATTAATAACTAAAGATGAAGGGATAATATACTTTTTCAGCATGGCTACTTCTTTTACCCGCGCAGCACTTGGAGCTGAAGGCATAGGAAAGGATGTAATGATGATCATAGGAAACGGTTATACAAAAGGTCATGCAGAACTCAGTCTAAATATTTTAAGAGAATCACAAAAAATCCGAAAATTATTCGAGGAAAAATATTGTTAA